A window of the Pangasianodon hypophthalmus isolate fPanHyp1 chromosome 12, fPanHyp1.pri, whole genome shotgun sequence genome harbors these coding sequences:
- the LOC113539277 gene encoding 5'(3')-deoxyribonucleotidase, mitochondrial isoform X1, with protein sequence MALQLRRTARLRLLLRGAALSPRRGCAGLSPASRLRVLLDMDGVIADFEGGFLKKYRQRYPNDPYISLEERRGFWVSTQYGELRGDLCDKAISIWESKNFFMELEPIPGSVEAVKEMAKMKNTDVFICTSPIKHYAHCPYEKYAWVERHLGPDFLEKVILTRDKTIVWSPIHPGNTFFSLPATTSTCLPAPPRGASSPGLMTGGASWRASASESLVYLLMSSPHHHWSTSSSVDQQK encoded by the exons ATGGCGTTACAGCTGCGGAGGACCGCGCGGCTGCGGCTGCTGCTCCGCGGCGCTGCTCTCTCTCCCCGCAGGGGCTGTGCGGGACTGTCCCCCGCCTCCAGACTGCGCGTCCTGCTCGACATGGACGGCGTTATTGCGGATTTTGAGGGgggatttttaaagaaatatagaCAGAGATACCCGAATGATCCGTACATCAGCCTGGAGGAGCGCAGAGGGTTTTGGGTGTCGACTCAGTACGGAGAGCTGAGAGGAGacctgtgt GATAAAGCCATAAGCATTTGGGAGTCCAAGAACTTTTTCATGGAGCTCGAACCTATACCAGGAAGTGTGGAGGCTGTGAAGGAGATGGCCAAGATGAAGAA TACAGATGTCTTCATTTGCACCAGTCCAATTAAACACTATGCCCATTGTCCATACGAAAAG tatgCATGGGTAGAGAGGCATCTGGGCCCTGACTTCCTGGAGAAGGTCATTTTGACCAGAGACAAGACAATA GTGTGGAGCCCAATCCATCCTGGGAACACATTCTTTTCACTGCCTGCCACAACAAGCACCTGCCTGCCAGCACCACCCAGAGGCGCCTCCTCTCCTGGGCTGATGACTGGAGGGGCATCCTGGAGGGCAAGCGCTAGTGAGAGCCTGGTGTACCTCCTCATGTCCTCACCACATCACCACTGGTCAACCTCATCCTCAGTGGACCAGCAGAAATAA
- the LOC113539277 gene encoding 5'(3')-deoxyribonucleotidase, mitochondrial isoform X2 yields MALQLRRTARLRLLLRGAALSPRRGCAGLSPASRLRVLLDMDGVIADFEGGFLKKYRQRYPNDPYISLEERRGFWVSTQYGELRGDLCDKAISIWESKNFFMELEPIPGSVEAVKEMAKMKNTDVFICTSPIKHYAHCPYEKYAWVERHLGPDFLEKVILTRDKTIVSGDILIDDKPDIFGVEPNPSWEHILFTACHNKHLPASTTQRRLLSWADDWRGILEGKR; encoded by the exons ATGGCGTTACAGCTGCGGAGGACCGCGCGGCTGCGGCTGCTGCTCCGCGGCGCTGCTCTCTCTCCCCGCAGGGGCTGTGCGGGACTGTCCCCCGCCTCCAGACTGCGCGTCCTGCTCGACATGGACGGCGTTATTGCGGATTTTGAGGGgggatttttaaagaaatatagaCAGAGATACCCGAATGATCCGTACATCAGCCTGGAGGAGCGCAGAGGGTTTTGGGTGTCGACTCAGTACGGAGAGCTGAGAGGAGacctgtgt GATAAAGCCATAAGCATTTGGGAGTCCAAGAACTTTTTCATGGAGCTCGAACCTATACCAGGAAGTGTGGAGGCTGTGAAGGAGATGGCCAAGATGAAGAA TACAGATGTCTTCATTTGCACCAGTCCAATTAAACACTATGCCCATTGTCCATACGAAAAG tatgCATGGGTAGAGAGGCATCTGGGCCCTGACTTCCTGGAGAAGGTCATTTTGACCAGAGACAAGACAATAGTGAGTGGAGACATCCTCATTGACGACAAGCCGGACATCTTTG GTGTGGAGCCCAATCCATCCTGGGAACACATTCTTTTCACTGCCTGCCACAACAAGCACCTGCCTGCCAGCACCACCCAGAGGCGCCTCCTCTCCTGGGCTGATGACTGGAGGGGCATCCTGGAGGGCAAGCGCTAG